One Phenylobacterium hankyongense DNA segment encodes these proteins:
- a CDS encoding LLM class flavin-dependent oxidoreductase, whose protein sequence is MLGPRLRFGAFIAPFHPVDENPTLAIQRDLELVQWLDELGYDEAWIGEHHSAGYELIASPEVFIAAAAERTKHIRLGTGVASLPYHHPLILADRINQLDHMTRGRVMFGAGPGALVSDAWMMGIPVQKQRDRMDEALGVLVRLLRGEEVTHASDWFELANARLQMTPYSRPSVEMAVASQVSPTGARAAGQHGLGLLSLGATTTAGFNALASNWAIATEQAAEHGQTMDRNAWRLVGPMHIAETRDQAMEDIRFGLEKWIFYFREIANLPLVPEGDDPVQAMIDTGMAVIGTPEDAIARLDQLVEESGGFGAFLLMAHNWAPWAATKRSYELMARYVFPKFQQLNVNREASMNWVRGNKDEFTSQVRQAVGARIVQHMMEKGADNIRPDIVAMITGAASKETPAE, encoded by the coding sequence GTGCTCGGACCGCGCCTGCGCTTCGGCGCCTTCATCGCCCCCTTCCACCCGGTCGACGAGAACCCGACCCTGGCGATCCAGCGCGACCTGGAGCTCGTCCAGTGGCTGGACGAGCTGGGCTATGACGAGGCCTGGATCGGCGAGCACCACTCCGCCGGCTACGAGCTGATCGCCTCGCCGGAGGTGTTCATCGCCGCCGCGGCCGAGCGCACCAAGCACATCCGCCTGGGCACCGGCGTCGCCTCCCTGCCCTACCACCACCCGCTGATCCTCGCCGACCGCATCAACCAGCTCGACCACATGACCCGCGGCCGGGTGATGTTCGGCGCCGGCCCCGGCGCCCTGGTCTCCGACGCCTGGATGATGGGCATTCCGGTGCAGAAGCAGCGCGACCGCATGGACGAGGCGCTGGGCGTGCTGGTCCGCCTGTTGCGCGGCGAGGAGGTCACCCATGCCTCGGACTGGTTCGAGCTGGCCAACGCCCGCCTGCAGATGACGCCCTACTCGCGGCCGTCGGTGGAGATGGCCGTGGCCAGCCAGGTGTCGCCGACCGGCGCCCGCGCCGCCGGCCAGCACGGCCTGGGCCTGCTGTCGCTGGGCGCCACCACCACCGCCGGCTTCAACGCGCTGGCCTCCAACTGGGCGATCGCCACCGAGCAGGCCGCCGAGCACGGCCAGACCATGGACCGCAACGCCTGGCGGCTGGTCGGGCCGATGCACATCGCCGAGACCCGCGACCAGGCGATGGAGGACATCCGCTTCGGCCTCGAGAAGTGGATCTTCTACTTCCGGGAGATCGCCAACCTGCCGCTGGTGCCGGAGGGCGACGATCCGGTGCAGGCGATGATCGACACCGGCATGGCGGTGATCGGCACGCCCGAGGACGCCATCGCCCGCCTCGACCAGCTGGTGGAGGAGTCCGGCGGCTTCGGCGCCTTCCTGCTGATGGCCCACAACTGGGCGCCCTGGGCGGCCACCAAGCGCTCCTATGAGCTGATGGCGCGCTACGTCTTCCCGAAGTTCCAGCAGCTCAACGTCAACCGCGAGGCCTCGATGAACTGGGTGCGCGGCAACAAGGACGAGTTCACCAGCCAGGTGCGGCAGGCGGTCGGCGCCCGTATCGTCCAGCACATGATGGAGAAGGGCGCGGACAACATCCGCCCCGACATCGTGGCCATGATCACCGGCGCGGCGTCCAAGGAGACGCCGGCCGAATAG
- the rlmJ gene encoding 23S rRNA (adenine(2030)-N(6))-methyltransferase RlmJ: protein MNYRHAFHAGNFADLVKHAALLQLLGRMTAGAGPLAVIDTHAGRGLYDLAGPEARKSGEADAGIVRLMAARDAPAAFAPLVEAVKALNGGGPVRRYPGSPWLIAERMRAQDSYLACELRAEEHAALRDLLKGRPNVSALCADGYAMAVERCPRQGAVLVLIDPPFERADDYARIVATVAGVRRKNPLAQLLVWLPLKDLETFDAFLRDLEDGAQAPALVAETRMRPLTDPMKMNGCALVLVGGPEEMAPTLEAICGWTAQTLGDRGAGRVHRI, encoded by the coding sequence TTGAACTATCGTCACGCCTTCCACGCCGGGAACTTCGCCGACCTGGTCAAGCACGCCGCGCTGCTGCAGCTGCTGGGGCGGATGACCGCGGGCGCCGGGCCGCTGGCGGTGATCGACACCCACGCCGGCCGCGGGCTCTATGACCTGGCGGGCCCGGAGGCGCGCAAATCCGGGGAGGCCGACGCCGGGATCGTCCGGCTGATGGCGGCGCGCGATGCGCCGGCCGCGTTTGCGCCTTTGGTCGAGGCGGTGAAGGCGCTGAACGGCGGCGGGCCGGTGCGGCGCTATCCCGGATCGCCCTGGCTGATCGCCGAGCGGATGAGAGCGCAGGACAGCTACCTGGCCTGCGAACTGCGGGCTGAGGAGCACGCGGCGCTGCGCGACCTCCTGAAGGGCCGCCCGAACGTCAGCGCCCTGTGCGCGGACGGCTATGCGATGGCGGTGGAGCGCTGCCCCCGGCAGGGCGCGGTGCTGGTGCTGATCGACCCACCGTTCGAGCGCGCCGACGACTATGCCCGCATCGTCGCCACGGTGGCGGGCGTGCGGCGCAAGAACCCTCTGGCGCAGTTGCTGGTCTGGCTGCCGCTGAAGGACCTCGAGACCTTCGACGCCTTCCTGCGCGACCTGGAAGACGGGGCGCAGGCGCCGGCCCTGGTGGCGGAGACCCGGATGCGGCCGCTGACCGATCCGATGAAGATGAACGGCTGCGCCCTGGTGCTGGTCGGCGGGCCGGAGGAGATGGCGCCGACGCTGGAGGCGATCTGCGGCTGGACTGCGCAGACCTTGGGCGATCGCGGCGCGGGGCGCGTCCATCGCATCTAG
- a CDS encoding c-type cytochrome — MAMTLGRGGALALAMAIGAASAAGGAFAHEHMGPMPSAPGAKAAYMRHQNFKQQGAAFKAINDELKKSNPNKALIATNATKLKGLTTQLPTWFPKGSGVESGFKTDAKPEVWRDAAGFAAAVNRLQVESGKLQEIAGAGDLAAIKAQAKATGGACKNCHDKYRVPEKT; from the coding sequence ATGGCGATGACGTTGGGCAGGGGCGGCGCGCTGGCGCTCGCGATGGCGATTGGTGCGGCGAGCGCCGCCGGCGGGGCCTTCGCCCACGAGCACATGGGGCCGATGCCGAGCGCGCCAGGCGCCAAGGCGGCCTACATGCGCCATCAGAACTTCAAGCAGCAGGGCGCGGCCTTCAAGGCCATCAACGACGAGTTGAAGAAGAGCAATCCGAACAAGGCGCTGATCGCCACCAACGCCACCAAGCTGAAGGGTCTGACCACCCAGCTGCCCACCTGGTTCCCGAAGGGCAGCGGCGTGGAGTCCGGCTTCAAGACTGACGCCAAGCCGGAAGTCTGGCGCGACGCCGCCGGCTTCGCGGCCGCGGTCAACCGCCTGCAGGTCGAAAGCGGCAAGCTGCAGGAGATCGCCGGCGCCGGGGACCTCGCCGCGATCAAGGCGCAGGCGAAGGCCACCGGCGGGGCCTGCAAGAACTGCCACGACAAGTATCGCGTGCCCGAGAAGACCTAG
- a CDS encoding sugar transferase has product MKRLVDIAGGLTGLIVLSPVLVALAVAVRLESPGPALHWSRRVGRGNCFFAMPKFRTMRTDTPQVATHLLADPERWITPLGRFLRRTSLDELPQLWSVLKGDMSLVGPRPALFNQDDLVALRTEGGVDRLRPGLTGWAQINGRDELPIPDKVKLDCEYLERMSLLFDLRILLATARAAAGGRGVSH; this is encoded by the coding sequence GTGAAGCGGCTGGTGGATATCGCAGGCGGGCTGACCGGCCTGATCGTGCTGTCGCCGGTGCTGGTCGCGCTCGCCGTGGCGGTGCGCCTGGAGAGTCCGGGGCCGGCGCTGCACTGGTCGCGGCGGGTCGGCCGCGGCAACTGCTTCTTCGCCATGCCGAAGTTCCGCACCATGCGGACCGACACGCCGCAGGTCGCCACGCACCTGCTTGCCGACCCCGAGCGCTGGATCACGCCGCTGGGTCGCTTCCTGCGCCGGACCAGCCTCGACGAGCTGCCGCAGCTGTGGAGCGTGCTGAAGGGCGACATGAGCCTGGTGGGGCCCCGTCCGGCGCTGTTCAACCAGGATGACCTGGTGGCGCTGCGCACCGAGGGCGGCGTGGACCGCCTGCGGCCCGGCCTCACCGGCTGGGCGCAGATCAATGGGCGCGACGAGCTGCCGATCCCGGATAAGGTGAAGCTCGACTGCGAATACCTGGAGCGCATGTCGTTGCTGTTCGACCTGCGCATCCTCCTGGCGACCGCCCGCGCCGCCGCCGGAGGCCGCGGCGTAAGCCATTAG
- a CDS encoding cytochrome b/b6 domain-containing protein: MAAADPAGAAVRARLWDAPTRIVHWALAALIAFSWWAGETGHMDWHRWSGYAVLGLLAFRLAWGFAGSGSARFASFVRGPGATLAYLKTLPSRTRTDVPGHNPLGAWSVLALLAVSVVQVVTGLFAVDVDGLESGPLSDRVDFDTGRLFAAWHHWSFSALQALVVLHVAAVVFYLAYKRSNLIGPMITGRRRFAADPALSFAPAWRAVLIAVLAAAFAWWVSKGLSL, translated from the coding sequence GTGGCCGCGGCGGATCCGGCAGGCGCCGCTGTCCGCGCCCGGCTGTGGGACGCGCCCACGCGGATCGTCCACTGGGCGCTGGCGGCGCTGATCGCCTTCTCCTGGTGGGCGGGCGAGACCGGCCACATGGATTGGCACCGCTGGAGCGGCTATGCGGTGCTCGGCCTGCTGGCGTTCCGGCTGGCCTGGGGGTTCGCAGGCTCCGGCAGCGCCCGGTTCGCCAGCTTCGTCCGCGGCCCTGGCGCGACGCTTGCCTATCTTAAGACCCTGCCCAGCCGCACGCGGACGGATGTGCCCGGCCACAATCCGCTGGGCGCCTGGAGCGTGCTGGCCCTTCTCGCCGTCTCGGTCGTGCAGGTCGTCACCGGCCTGTTCGCAGTGGACGTCGACGGCCTGGAGTCCGGGCCGCTGTCGGACCGGGTGGACTTCGACACCGGCCGGCTGTTCGCCGCCTGGCATCACTGGAGCTTCTCGGCGCTGCAGGCGCTCGTCGTTCTGCACGTGGCGGCGGTGGTCTTCTACCTGGCCTACAAGCGCTCGAACCTGATCGGGCCGATGATCACCGGCCGCCGGCGGTTCGCGGCCGACCCGGCCCTGAGCTTTGCGCCTGCGTGGCGCGCGGTGCTGATCGCCGTACTGGCCGCGGCCTTCGCCTGGTGGGTGTCGAAGGGGCTCAGCCTCTGA
- a CDS encoding DNA topoisomerase IB has translation MARDMPDNQTPAAPALEDVEAAGLSYVSDQDPGLRREKAGAGFDYLRPDGSAVSDERTLDRIRKLAIPPAWTDVWISPKANGHIQATGRDQKGRKQYRYHDGWRQVRDGHKYDRLIAFGRALPKLRARVDADLAKRGLPREKVLAAVIRVMEMTLIRVGNEEYAKANKSFGLTTLRDRHARIGAGGAEFEFRGKSGKMHKTSFRDRRLARIVKACQDLPGQRLFQYIDEDGERRAVESADVNAYLREVLGDDFSAKDFRTWAGTLNAARALAMQTECASASEAKRNINTCVKAVAGLLGNTAAVCRGAYIHPVVLESYAEGALPLKPGKSERAFELAVLRFLEAARDKSEAAATAAARDVARQAA, from the coding sequence ATGGCCAGGGACATGCCCGACAACCAGACGCCAGCCGCGCCGGCGCTGGAGGACGTCGAGGCCGCGGGCCTCAGCTACGTCAGCGACCAGGATCCGGGCCTCCGCCGCGAGAAGGCGGGCGCCGGCTTCGACTACCTGCGCCCGGACGGCTCCGCGGTCAGCGACGAGCGCACCCTCGACCGCATCCGCAAGCTCGCCATCCCGCCGGCCTGGACCGACGTCTGGATCAGCCCCAAGGCCAACGGCCACATCCAGGCCACCGGCCGCGACCAGAAGGGCCGCAAGCAGTACCGCTACCACGACGGCTGGCGGCAGGTGCGCGACGGCCACAAGTACGACCGCCTCATCGCCTTCGGCCGCGCCCTGCCGAAGCTCCGCGCCCGCGTCGACGCCGATCTCGCCAAGCGCGGCCTGCCCCGCGAGAAGGTGCTGGCCGCCGTGATCCGGGTCATGGAGATGACGCTGATCCGCGTCGGCAACGAGGAATACGCCAAGGCCAACAAGAGCTTCGGCCTCACCACCCTGCGCGACCGCCACGCCCGGATCGGCGCCGGCGGGGCGGAATTCGAGTTCCGCGGCAAGAGCGGCAAGATGCACAAGACCAGCTTCCGCGACCGGCGGCTGGCCCGCATCGTCAAGGCCTGTCAGGACCTGCCCGGCCAGCGGCTGTTCCAGTACATCGACGAGGACGGCGAACGGCGCGCCGTGGAGTCCGCCGACGTCAACGCCTACCTGCGCGAGGTGCTGGGCGACGACTTCTCCGCCAAGGACTTCCGCACCTGGGCCGGTACCCTGAACGCCGCCCGCGCGCTCGCCATGCAAACCGAATGCGCCAGCGCCTCGGAGGCCAAGCGAAACATCAACACCTGCGTCAAGGCGGTGGCCGGCCTCCTGGGCAACACCGCCGCCGTCTGCCGCGGCGCCTACATCCATCCGGTGGTGCTGGAGTCCTACGCCGAAGGCGCCCTGCCCCTGAAGCCCGGCAAGAGCGAGCGAGCCTTCGAGCTGGCGGTGCTGCGCTTCCTGGAGGCGGCCCGCGACAAGAGCGAGGCGGCCGCCACGGCCGCCGCCCGGGACGTAGCGCGCCAGGCCGCCTGA
- a CDS encoding crotonase/enoyl-CoA hydratase family protein: MNDRVTMDIQDGVADVRLVRADKMNALDGAMFDALIEAGERLKAEPGVRAAVLSGDGRAFCAGLDMGSFQSMASGERRGADGGTAGELLTPKRTEGGSNRAQHAVMVWREVPVPVIAAVHGVAFGGGFQLALGCDLRFVTADARMAVMEIKWGLVPDMGGMVLMRGLVRDDVARELTWTGRIFSGEEALSMGLATRVCADPRDEALALAREIAGKSPTAIRAGKRLFNLAAEADQRQILLHESQEQGALIGSTHQVEAVMANLEKRAPAFAD, translated from the coding sequence ATGAACGATCGCGTGACCATGGACATCCAGGACGGCGTCGCCGACGTGCGGCTGGTGCGGGCGGACAAGATGAATGCGCTGGACGGCGCGATGTTCGACGCCCTGATCGAGGCCGGCGAGCGGCTGAAGGCCGAGCCTGGGGTGCGCGCGGCGGTGCTGTCCGGCGACGGGCGGGCGTTCTGCGCGGGGCTCGACATGGGCAGCTTCCAGTCGATGGCCTCCGGGGAACGGCGCGGCGCGGACGGCGGAACGGCCGGCGAGCTGCTCACGCCCAAGCGCACCGAGGGCGGCTCCAACCGCGCGCAGCATGCGGTGATGGTCTGGCGCGAGGTCCCTGTGCCGGTGATCGCGGCGGTGCACGGGGTGGCGTTCGGCGGGGGCTTCCAGCTCGCGCTGGGCTGCGACCTGCGCTTCGTCACCGCCGACGCGCGGATGGCGGTGATGGAGATCAAGTGGGGCCTGGTGCCGGACATGGGCGGCATGGTGCTGATGCGCGGCCTGGTCCGCGACGACGTGGCCCGCGAGCTCACCTGGACCGGCCGGATCTTCTCCGGCGAGGAGGCGCTGTCGATGGGCCTGGCGACCCGGGTCTGCGCTGACCCGCGCGACGAGGCGCTGGCGCTGGCCCGCGAGATCGCCGGCAAGAGCCCCACCGCGATCCGCGCCGGCAAGCGGCTGTTCAACCTGGCGGCCGAGGCCGACCAGCGCCAGATCCTGCTCCACGAGAGCCAGGAGCAAGGGGCGCTGATCGGCTCAACCCATCAGGTGGAGGCCGTCATGGCCAACCTGGAGAAGCGGGCGCCGGCGTTCGCCGACTGA
- a CDS encoding AsmA family protein: MTTESYPNPEPGRRRDGAKAPARRPETGERRPMQRAGTWTRDQWRATRERLGQTRLKRPTRKTMAWIGGVLAVLVLAVAILIAIWDWNWFRGPVARIASARMHREVTIDGPLNVHLWSWQPSATVDGVKVANPGWAGKDKMADIGRIAVQIRLIPLLTGHVDLRLLRFTQPNVRLYRDAQGRANYDFSDGKQKDQPLRLPPIRNFIIDDGHLSYQDAKRGLTFNGTVNAHERLGGDNRGFEMTGRGALNKQPFILQVVGGPLLNIDRKKPYPFDADIRAGDTYVTAKGAVPKPFDLGQFYMNTTARGPDLADLYGLTGVPLPNSPPYSLHARLSRDVHLWRIDGLGGRVGSSDLSGKISVKTGGDRPLLNADLRSNALDFPDLGAVFGGAPKHGKVASPAQVAVARKLQAEQRMLPDATLKVDRIRAIDADVTFKAASIKNAPVNLRSGSVRVKLNAGVLKADPVALDLPQGRITGHVTLDARKAMPVTDLDLRLSNARLEELIPVRIGGANPFGGSLVGRAQLHGTGDSVHKAFANANGQVMLVVPGGEIRQAFAELAGVNVVKGLGLLMSKNQQTTPIRCGVAHFQAVNGVLNADHVVVDTGPVLITGSGTVNMGTERMAFRLQGHSKEFRLVHLLLPITVDGPILRPKLGVQPGQTIAQGGVAVALATLLSPLAAVLPFIDPGLAKDAACGSLMAEGVQHGAPVKSAPATAAH; encoded by the coding sequence TTGACCACCGAATCCTATCCGAACCCCGAGCCTGGTCGCCGTCGCGACGGCGCCAAGGCTCCTGCGCGCCGCCCCGAGACGGGCGAGCGCCGGCCGATGCAGCGCGCCGGGACCTGGACCCGAGATCAGTGGCGAGCGACCCGCGAACGGCTGGGGCAGACCCGGCTGAAGCGGCCGACGCGCAAGACCATGGCGTGGATCGGCGGCGTGCTGGCGGTGCTGGTGCTCGCCGTGGCCATCCTGATCGCCATCTGGGACTGGAACTGGTTCCGCGGGCCCGTCGCCCGGATCGCCTCGGCGCGGATGCACCGCGAGGTGACCATCGACGGCCCCCTCAACGTCCACCTGTGGTCCTGGCAGCCCAGCGCCACCGTGGACGGGGTGAAGGTCGCCAACCCCGGCTGGGCCGGCAAGGACAAGATGGCCGACATCGGCCGCATCGCCGTGCAGATCCGGCTGATCCCGCTGCTCACCGGCCACGTCGACCTGCGGCTGCTGCGGTTCACCCAGCCGAACGTGCGGCTGTATCGCGACGCCCAGGGTCGGGCCAACTACGACTTCTCGGACGGCAAGCAGAAGGACCAGCCGCTGCGGCTGCCGCCGATCCGCAACTTCATCATCGACGACGGCCACCTGAGCTATCAGGACGCCAAGCGCGGCCTGACCTTCAACGGCACGGTCAACGCCCACGAGCGGCTCGGCGGCGACAACCGCGGTTTCGAAATGACCGGGCGTGGGGCGCTGAACAAGCAGCCGTTCATCCTGCAGGTGGTGGGCGGGCCGCTGCTCAACATCGACCGCAAGAAGCCCTATCCGTTCGACGCCGACATCCGCGCCGGCGACACCTACGTCACCGCCAAGGGCGCGGTGCCCAAGCCGTTCGACCTCGGCCAGTTCTACATGAACACCACCGCCCGCGGGCCGGACCTGGCCGACCTCTATGGCCTGACCGGCGTGCCGCTGCCGAACTCGCCGCCGTACAGCCTCCACGCCCGGCTGTCGCGCGACGTGCACCTGTGGCGGATCGACGGCCTTGGGGGACGGGTCGGCAGCTCCGACCTCAGCGGCAAGATCTCGGTGAAGACCGGCGGCGACCGGCCGCTGTTGAACGCCGACCTGCGCTCCAACGCGCTAGACTTCCCCGACCTCGGCGCGGTCTTCGGCGGCGCGCCCAAGCACGGCAAGGTCGCCTCGCCGGCCCAGGTGGCGGTCGCCCGCAAGCTGCAGGCGGAGCAGCGGATGCTGCCGGACGCCACCCTGAAGGTGGACCGGATCCGCGCCATCGACGCCGACGTCACCTTCAAGGCGGCCTCCATCAAGAACGCCCCGGTGAACCTGAGGTCGGGCTCGGTGCGGGTGAAACTCAACGCCGGGGTGCTGAAGGCCGATCCGGTCGCGCTCGACCTGCCGCAGGGCAGGATCACCGGCCACGTGACCCTCGACGCCCGCAAGGCCATGCCCGTCACGGATCTGGATCTGCGCCTGTCGAACGCGCGGCTGGAAGAGCTCATCCCCGTCCGCATCGGCGGCGCGAACCCGTTCGGCGGCTCGCTGGTCGGCCGCGCCCAGCTGCATGGGACCGGGGATTCCGTCCACAAGGCGTTCGCCAACGCCAACGGCCAGGTGATGCTGGTGGTCCCCGGCGGCGAGATCCGCCAGGCCTTCGCCGAGCTGGCCGGCGTCAACGTCGTCAAGGGCCTGGGCCTGCTGATGTCCAAGAACCAGCAGACCACGCCCATCCGCTGCGGCGTGGCGCACTTCCAGGCCGTCAACGGCGTGCTCAACGCCGACCATGTGGTCGTCGACACCGGTCCGGTGCTGATCACCGGCTCCGGCACGGTCAACATGGGCACCGAGCGCATGGCGTTCCGCCTGCAGGGCCACTCCAAAGAATTCCGGCTCGTCCATCTGCTGCTGCCGATCACCGTCGACGGGCCGATCCTGCGCCCCAAGCTCGGGGTGCAACCCGGCCAGACGATCGCCCAGGGCGGCGTGGCGGTGGCGCTCGCGACCCTGCTCTCGCCGCTGGCGGCCGTCCTTCCGTTCATCGATCCCGGCCTGGCCAAGGACGCCGCCTGCGGTTCGCTGATGGCGGAGGGCGTCCAGCACGGCGCGCCGGTGAAGTCCGCGCCGGCGACCGCCGCGCACTGA
- a CDS encoding TonB-dependent receptor — protein MPVDLPPPHDVEAVVVYAPRLAPLAGEAAFDAVQIGPEILKINPRLDEALKQSPGLSLFRRTGSGAANPTTQGLSLRSIAGSGAGRALVTLDGAPVNDPFGGWVIWTALPAEGLDGATIVRGAGAGPYGAGALTGVVALQERGAVDGLAALDVSAGERGSYRAAVSGGGPGVLLTASAETSDGYTPVRGAQRGAADQPLTLQDESFAFRVQHEINGIQAAARLGAYEERRGAGLIGARSIASGASATFTLAKPAAEGVGGWRLQAWARASDLANSSVAVAAGRATTTPANDQYATPAQGYGVNAALQGVLGLVEWEAGVDGRLTTGVEHERFRYINGAYTMGRDAGGQTTVAGVYLDTSLDQGPWLLTAGARVDAWGNSNANRHEYTLATGATTLNQSTPDASGTTPTARAGIRYTFTPDLWLRGAAYAGFRPPTLNELYRPFRVGNDVTEANPTLRPETLQGIEAGAGGDGPVRWSATLFYNRVEDPITNVTVGVGPATFPTAGFIPAGGTLRQRQNAGKINAYGLEGEASGEFAATLAWRAAFSATHARVDGGSTAPQLTGLRPAQAPDLTVTGGLDWRPLERLTLSADARYESVRYDDDQNTRRLAPGVEVDARAAWRIAPSSEVYVAVDNLGDAGIVTAQTADGINSYAQPRTFRVGFAYRR, from the coding sequence ATGCCCGTCGATCTGCCCCCTCCGCACGACGTCGAAGCTGTGGTGGTCTACGCCCCGCGCCTGGCCCCGCTGGCCGGCGAGGCGGCGTTCGACGCGGTGCAGATCGGGCCGGAGATCCTGAAGATCAATCCCCGGCTGGACGAGGCGCTGAAGCAGTCGCCCGGGCTTTCGCTGTTCCGCCGCACGGGCAGCGGCGCGGCCAACCCGACCACCCAGGGCCTGTCCCTGCGCTCCATCGCCGGCTCCGGCGCGGGCCGCGCCCTGGTGACGCTCGACGGGGCGCCGGTGAACGATCCGTTCGGCGGCTGGGTGATCTGGACCGCGCTGCCGGCCGAGGGCCTCGACGGCGCCACCATCGTCCGCGGCGCCGGCGCGGGGCCGTATGGCGCGGGGGCGCTGACCGGGGTCGTGGCCCTGCAGGAGCGCGGCGCGGTGGATGGCCTGGCGGCGCTGGACGTCTCGGCCGGCGAGCGCGGGAGCTATCGCGCCGCGGTCTCCGGCGGCGGGCCGGGTGTGCTGCTCACCGCCAGCGCCGAGACTTCCGACGGATACACGCCGGTGCGCGGCGCCCAGCGTGGCGCGGCCGACCAGCCGCTCACGCTCCAGGACGAGTCCTTCGCCTTCCGCGTCCAGCACGAGATCAACGGCATCCAGGCCGCCGCGCGGCTGGGCGCCTATGAGGAGCGCCGCGGCGCCGGCCTGATCGGCGCGCGCTCCATCGCGAGCGGCGCGTCGGCCACCTTCACCCTGGCGAAGCCGGCGGCCGAAGGCGTCGGCGGCTGGCGCCTGCAGGCCTGGGCGCGGGCCAGCGACCTGGCCAACAGCTCCGTCGCGGTGGCCGCCGGCCGCGCCACCACCACGCCCGCCAACGACCAGTACGCGACGCCGGCCCAGGGCTATGGCGTCAACGCCGCCCTGCAAGGGGTTCTGGGCCTGGTCGAGTGGGAAGCCGGCGTTGACGGGCGGCTGACCACCGGCGTCGAGCACGAGCGGTTCCGGTATATCAACGGCGCCTACACCATGGGCCGGGACGCCGGCGGCCAGACCACCGTGGCCGGCGTCTACCTGGACACCTCGCTGGATCAGGGGCCGTGGCTGCTGACGGCCGGCGCGCGCGTCGACGCCTGGGGCAACAGCAACGCCAACCGCCACGAGTACACGCTGGCGACCGGCGCCACGACGCTGAACCAGTCGACGCCCGACGCCTCCGGCACGACGCCGACGGCGCGGGCGGGCATCCGCTACACCTTCACGCCCGACCTCTGGCTGCGCGGCGCGGCCTACGCCGGCTTCCGGCCGCCGACGCTGAACGAGCTGTACCGGCCGTTCCGGGTCGGCAACGACGTCACCGAGGCCAACCCGACGCTGCGGCCCGAGACCCTGCAGGGGATCGAGGCGGGCGCCGGCGGCGACGGCCCGGTGCGCTGGAGCGCGACCCTGTTCTACAACCGCGTCGAGGATCCGATCACCAACGTGACCGTGGGCGTCGGGCCGGCGACCTTCCCGACCGCCGGCTTCATCCCGGCCGGCGGCACCCTGCGCCAGCGCCAGAACGCCGGCAAGATCAACGCCTACGGCCTCGAGGGCGAGGCGAGCGGCGAGTTCGCGGCGACGCTGGCCTGGCGCGCGGCCTTCTCCGCGACCCACGCGCGGGTCGACGGCGGTTCGACCGCCCCGCAGCTCACCGGCCTGCGGCCCGCGCAGGCGCCCGACCTGACCGTCACCGGCGGCCTCGACTGGCGGCCGCTGGAGCGGCTGACCCTGTCGGCCGACGCGCGCTACGAGAGCGTGCGCTACGACGACGACCAGAACACCCGGCGGCTCGCGCCCGGCGTCGAGGTGGACGCCCGCGCGGCCTGGCGCATCGCGCCCAGCTCGGAGGTCTATGTGGCGGTCGACAATCTCGGCGACGCCGGCATCGTGACGGCCCAGACCGCCGACGGCATCAACAGCTACGCCCAGCCCCGCACCTTCCGGGTCGGCTTCGCCTATCGCCGATAG
- a CDS encoding SDR family oxidoreductase, which translates to MAKGSGKVAIVTGAGSGIGRAVALALLDAGWSVALAGRRLEALEETAALSGEAADWALPVAADVSDPASVENLFQSTRARFGRLDLLFNNAGSGAPPVPLEDLPLEAWKRVVDVNLTGAFLCTQAAFRLMKAQDPRGGRIINNGSISAHVPRPRSVAYTATKHAITGLTRSTSLDGRVYDIACGQIDIGNAGTEMTRAMSRGVPQADGSLAPEPVMDVSAVADAILYMAGLPLEANVQFMTVMATKMPFIGRG; encoded by the coding sequence ATGGCCAAGGGTTCAGGCAAGGTCGCCATCGTCACCGGCGCCGGCAGCGGCATCGGCCGGGCCGTGGCGCTCGCGCTGCTCGACGCGGGCTGGTCGGTGGCCCTGGCCGGCCGCCGGCTCGAGGCGCTGGAGGAGACCGCCGCCCTGTCCGGCGAGGCGGCGGACTGGGCGCTGCCGGTCGCCGCCGACGTCAGCGATCCGGCTTCGGTCGAAAACCTCTTCCAGTCGACCCGCGCCCGCTTCGGCCGCCTCGACCTGCTGTTCAACAACGCCGGCAGCGGCGCGCCGCCCGTGCCGCTGGAGGACCTGCCGCTGGAAGCCTGGAAGCGCGTGGTCGACGTCAACCTGACCGGCGCCTTCCTCTGCACCCAGGCCGCCTTCCGGCTGATGAAGGCGCAGGACCCGCGCGGCGGGCGGATCATCAACAACGGCTCGATCTCGGCGCACGTCCCGCGCCCGCGCTCCGTGGCCTACACCGCCACCAAGCACGCGATCACCGGCCTGACGCGCTCCACCTCGCTGGACGGCCGCGTCTACGACATCGCCTGCGGCCAGATCGACATCGGCAACGCCGGCACCGAGATGACCCGGGCGATGAGCCGCGGCGTGCCGCAGGCGGACGGTTCGCTGGCGCCGGAGCCGGTAATGGACGTCTCCGCCGTGGCCGACGCCATCCTCTACATGGCCGGCCTGCCGTTGGAGGCCAATGTGCAGTTCATGACCGTGATGGCCACCAAGATGCCGTTCATCGGCCGCGGCTGA